A section of the Paralichthys olivaceus isolate ysfri-2021 chromosome 16, ASM2471397v2, whole genome shotgun sequence genome encodes:
- the mmp16b gene encoding matrix metalloproteinase-16 isoform X1 — MTLVSPSKRKPSDCFYAAAFCLLSSLWIPGAVSGEEDHHFSVEGWLQRYGYLPRTEPGMSVLRSAQTLHSAIAAMQRVYGLNVTGTLDEKTKDDITLSWMQKPRCGVPDKIKSASRSRSRRYALTGQKWQRTHITYSIKNVTPKVGARETHDAIRRAFDVWQGVTPLRFEAVPYSALETGRRDVDITIIFASGFHGDSSPFDGEGGFLAHAYFPGPGIGGDTHFDSDEPWTLGNPNHDGNDLFLVAVHELGHALGLEHSNDPTAIMAPFYQYMDTENFKLPHDDLQGIQKIYGPPDRSPQPTRPPPTVQSPRFHPPSDPRKHDRHARPHRPPQGAKPSNPNSKPNICDGGFNTLAILRQELFVFKDQWFWRVRDNSVVPGYPMQINYFWKGLPPKIDAVYENSEGKFVFFKGNRFWVFKDTTLQPSYPQDISLFGSGMPTQSIETAVWWEDVAKTYFFKGDRYWRYNEDMRTMDPGYPKPITIWKGIPDSPQGAFVDKANGYTYFYKGKEYWKFNNQLLRVEPSYPRSILRDFMGCDGLPADPDWDWSPPAAEERHYDSGDVDVVIKLDSVGGTEKAVAIAIPCVLALCMMVLLYTVFQFRRKSTQRHILYCKRSMQEWV; from the exons ATGACCTTAGTATCCCCCAGTAAAAGAAAACCATCGGATTGCTTTTACGCGGCAGCATTCTGCTTGCTTTCCTCGCTTTGGATTCCGGGCGCCGTGTCCGGAGAGGAGGATCACCACTTCAGCGTTGAG GGATGGCTACAGAGGTATGGCTACCTTCCCCGCACAGAACCGGGAATGTCTGTCCTACGCTCAGCACAAACCTTGCACTCAGCCATCGCTGCCATGCAGCGTGTCTATGGTCTCAATGTCACAGGGACACTGGATGAGAAAACCAAGga TGATATCACGCTGAG TTGGATGCAAAAGCCTCGCTGTGGAGTTCCGGACAAAATCAAAAGTGCTTCGAGGTCGCGTTCGCGGCGGTATGCACTGACAGGACAGAAGTGGCAGCGTACACACATCACCTACAG caTTAAAAATGTCACGCCGAAGGTGGGCGCCCGGGAGACTCATGATGCTATACGGCGGGCGTTTGACGTCTGGCAGGGTGTGACTCCCTTACGATTTGAGGCCGTTCCATACAGTGCCCTGGAGACTGGCAGGCGTGACGTggacatcaccatcatcttcgcTTCGGGTTTTCACGGTGACAGCTCACCCTTCGACGGGGAGGGGGGATTCCTCGCACACGCCTATTTCCCCGGACCAGGCATCGGAGGGGACACACACTTTGACTCAGACGAGCCCTGGACCCTGGGGAACCCCAATCATGATG GTAACGACCTGTTCTTGGTTGCGGTTCACGAGTTGGGCCACGCCCTCGGTCTGGAGCACTCCAACGACCCCACTGCTATCATGGCTCCTTTCTACCAGTACATGGACACAGAGAACTTCAAACTACCTCACGATGACCTGCAGGGCATCCAGAAAATCTATG GTCCACCGGACAGATCACCGCAGCCTACCAGGCCCCCACCCACGGTCCAGTCGCCTCGCTTCCACCCTCCCTCGGACCCCCGCAAGCATGACCGCCACGCCAGACCCCACCGCCCTCCACAAGGGGCCAAGCCCTCCAACCCCAACTCCAAACCCAACATCTGTGACGGAGGCTTCAACACCCTGGCCATCCTGCGACAGGAGCTTTTTGTGTTCAAG GACCAATGGTTCTGGAGGGTTCGGGATAACTCGGTGGTCCCTGGTTACCCCATGCAGATCAACTACTTCTGGAAAGGCTTGCCTCCCAAAATTGATGCCGTCTATGAAAACAGTGAAGGGAAATTCGTATTTTTTAAAG gAAACCGTTTCTGGGTCTTCAAGGACACAACTCTCCAGCCTTCGTACCCTCAGGACATCTCGCTGTTCGGGAGCGGCATGCCCACTCAGAGCATCGAGACAGCTGTCTGGTGGGAGGATGTCGCCAAAACCTACTTCTTCAAAGGAGACAG ATACTGGAGATACAATGAGGATATGAGGACCATGGACCCAGGTTATCCCAAACCCATCACCATCTGGAAGGGCATCCCTGACTCTCCACAGGGGGCTTTTGTGGACAAGGCCAACG GCTACACCTACTTTTACAAGGGGAAGGAGTATTGGAAGTTCAACAACCAGCTGCTTCGCGTGGAGCCCAGCTACCCAAGGTCCATCCTGAGGGACTTCATGGGCTGCGACGGCCTCCCCGCAGACCCCGACTGGGACTGGAGCCCCCCGGCGGCAGAAGAGCGCCACTACGACAGCGGCGACGTGGACGTTGTCATCAAACTGGACAGCGTGGGGGGCACGGAGAAAGCAGTGGCCATCGCCATCCCCTGCGTCCTGGCGCTGTGCATGATGGTCCTCCTCTACACCGTTTTCCAGTTCAGGAGGAAGAGCACGCAGCGCCACATACTGTACTGCAAGCGCTCCATGCAGGAGTGGGTCTGA
- the mmp16b gene encoding matrix metalloproteinase-16 isoform X2, translating into MTLVSPSKRKPSDCFYAAAFCLLSSLWIPGAVSGEEDHHFSVEGWLQRYGYLPRTEPGMSVLRSAQTLHSAIAAMQRVYGLNVTGTLDEKTKDWMQKPRCGVPDKIKSASRSRSRRYALTGQKWQRTHITYSIKNVTPKVGARETHDAIRRAFDVWQGVTPLRFEAVPYSALETGRRDVDITIIFASGFHGDSSPFDGEGGFLAHAYFPGPGIGGDTHFDSDEPWTLGNPNHDGNDLFLVAVHELGHALGLEHSNDPTAIMAPFYQYMDTENFKLPHDDLQGIQKIYGPPDRSPQPTRPPPTVQSPRFHPPSDPRKHDRHARPHRPPQGAKPSNPNSKPNICDGGFNTLAILRQELFVFKDQWFWRVRDNSVVPGYPMQINYFWKGLPPKIDAVYENSEGKFVFFKGNRFWVFKDTTLQPSYPQDISLFGSGMPTQSIETAVWWEDVAKTYFFKGDRYWRYNEDMRTMDPGYPKPITIWKGIPDSPQGAFVDKANGYTYFYKGKEYWKFNNQLLRVEPSYPRSILRDFMGCDGLPADPDWDWSPPAAEERHYDSGDVDVVIKLDSVGGTEKAVAIAIPCVLALCMMVLLYTVFQFRRKSTQRHILYCKRSMQEWV; encoded by the exons ATGACCTTAGTATCCCCCAGTAAAAGAAAACCATCGGATTGCTTTTACGCGGCAGCATTCTGCTTGCTTTCCTCGCTTTGGATTCCGGGCGCCGTGTCCGGAGAGGAGGATCACCACTTCAGCGTTGAG GGATGGCTACAGAGGTATGGCTACCTTCCCCGCACAGAACCGGGAATGTCTGTCCTACGCTCAGCACAAACCTTGCACTCAGCCATCGCTGCCATGCAGCGTGTCTATGGTCTCAATGTCACAGGGACACTGGATGAGAAAACCAAGga TTGGATGCAAAAGCCTCGCTGTGGAGTTCCGGACAAAATCAAAAGTGCTTCGAGGTCGCGTTCGCGGCGGTATGCACTGACAGGACAGAAGTGGCAGCGTACACACATCACCTACAG caTTAAAAATGTCACGCCGAAGGTGGGCGCCCGGGAGACTCATGATGCTATACGGCGGGCGTTTGACGTCTGGCAGGGTGTGACTCCCTTACGATTTGAGGCCGTTCCATACAGTGCCCTGGAGACTGGCAGGCGTGACGTggacatcaccatcatcttcgcTTCGGGTTTTCACGGTGACAGCTCACCCTTCGACGGGGAGGGGGGATTCCTCGCACACGCCTATTTCCCCGGACCAGGCATCGGAGGGGACACACACTTTGACTCAGACGAGCCCTGGACCCTGGGGAACCCCAATCATGATG GTAACGACCTGTTCTTGGTTGCGGTTCACGAGTTGGGCCACGCCCTCGGTCTGGAGCACTCCAACGACCCCACTGCTATCATGGCTCCTTTCTACCAGTACATGGACACAGAGAACTTCAAACTACCTCACGATGACCTGCAGGGCATCCAGAAAATCTATG GTCCACCGGACAGATCACCGCAGCCTACCAGGCCCCCACCCACGGTCCAGTCGCCTCGCTTCCACCCTCCCTCGGACCCCCGCAAGCATGACCGCCACGCCAGACCCCACCGCCCTCCACAAGGGGCCAAGCCCTCCAACCCCAACTCCAAACCCAACATCTGTGACGGAGGCTTCAACACCCTGGCCATCCTGCGACAGGAGCTTTTTGTGTTCAAG GACCAATGGTTCTGGAGGGTTCGGGATAACTCGGTGGTCCCTGGTTACCCCATGCAGATCAACTACTTCTGGAAAGGCTTGCCTCCCAAAATTGATGCCGTCTATGAAAACAGTGAAGGGAAATTCGTATTTTTTAAAG gAAACCGTTTCTGGGTCTTCAAGGACACAACTCTCCAGCCTTCGTACCCTCAGGACATCTCGCTGTTCGGGAGCGGCATGCCCACTCAGAGCATCGAGACAGCTGTCTGGTGGGAGGATGTCGCCAAAACCTACTTCTTCAAAGGAGACAG ATACTGGAGATACAATGAGGATATGAGGACCATGGACCCAGGTTATCCCAAACCCATCACCATCTGGAAGGGCATCCCTGACTCTCCACAGGGGGCTTTTGTGGACAAGGCCAACG GCTACACCTACTTTTACAAGGGGAAGGAGTATTGGAAGTTCAACAACCAGCTGCTTCGCGTGGAGCCCAGCTACCCAAGGTCCATCCTGAGGGACTTCATGGGCTGCGACGGCCTCCCCGCAGACCCCGACTGGGACTGGAGCCCCCCGGCGGCAGAAGAGCGCCACTACGACAGCGGCGACGTGGACGTTGTCATCAAACTGGACAGCGTGGGGGGCACGGAGAAAGCAGTGGCCATCGCCATCCCCTGCGTCCTGGCGCTGTGCATGATGGTCCTCCTCTACACCGTTTTCCAGTTCAGGAGGAAGAGCACGCAGCGCCACATACTGTACTGCAAGCGCTCCATGCAGGAGTGGGTCTGA